In Quercus robur chromosome 10, dhQueRobu3.1, whole genome shotgun sequence, a genomic segment contains:
- the LOC126702584 gene encoding uncharacterized protein LOC126702584, producing the protein MLPLKLVRSLVLGETINNPLCLTQQHTHLDHNDVDTNDDEDDDDDDDDDEANNAIPHRKQTRGRRRRKTSTDKNSKTKKTPFLLFLPTKELITDTYRLATIARDMGMDLHPTPSLSHIIFSYPSSPSPSTSASSSSSSTPSPSSPFPISWSWSSSSLSSSFLPNDAVPLPFPSLTTASLTHLRSFATLSKGLFKLAFANFTTKATIADTTSNWDCCSVSLFSRLTSDRVDTMDAFSRALAGMGWTLFKTKQNPSQDLKEKRVWGGNSVFLFRKVESNRVRAGRVNECRIRELRLPPLDFRNAPLRILQYILLMTDDIFYLS; encoded by the coding sequence ATGCTCCCATTGAAGCTGGTACGCTCTCTGGTCTTAGGAGAAACCATTAACAACCCTCTCTGTTTAACCCAACAACACACTCACCTTGACCACAATGATGTTGATActaatgatgatgaagatgacgatgatgatgatgatgatgatgaagccAATAATGCCATTCCTCACCGCAAACAaacaagaggaagaagaagaagaaaaaccagCACTGACAAAAacagcaaaacaaaaaagactCCATTTTTGTTGTTCTTACCAACAAAAGAGCTCATCACTGACACATACAGACTTGCCACCATAGCCAGAGACATGGGCATGGACTTACACCCAAccccatctctctctcacatcaTCTTCTCGTACCCAtcttcaccatcaccatcaacatcagcttcctcttcttcttcatcaacacCATCACCTTCATCACCATTCCccatatcatggtcatggtcaTCCTCATCACTTTCATCATCTTTCTTGCCAAACGATGCCGTTCCTCTCCCGTTTCCTTCACTCACCACAGCTTCTCTCACCCATCTCCGCTCTTTTGCTACTCTCTCCAAAGGGCTTTTCAAACTAGCCTTTGCCAACTTCACCACCAAAGCAACAATTGCTGACACCACTAGTAATTGGGACTGTTGCTCTGTGTCTCTGTTTTCCAGGCTCACCAGTGACCGAGTAGACACCATGGATGCGTTTTCTCGAGCTTTGGCTGGAATGGGTTGGACCCTTTTCAAGACCAAGCAAAACCCATCTCAGGATTTAAAGGAAAAGCGAGTTTGGGGTGGCAATTCGGTGTTTTTGTTCAGGAAGGTCGAGTCGAACCGGGTTCGGGCGGGTCGGGTGAATGAATGTAGAATAAGGGAGTTGAGGTTGCCCCCGTTGGATTTTAGGAATGCCCCTTTGAGGATTTTGCAGTACATTCTTCTAATGACTGATGATATCTTCTATCTGTCATGA
- the LOC126701459 gene encoding uncharacterized protein LOC126701459, with amino-acid sequence MFKSKDLTNSMGKEDFSDTIKVGVSNEDCLNIESEESGTHSRHSLDKEAGLPNCRVCQCVESDKRGDAALGFLGITPPLHEASKSNREVKPDSESKFSLKRNVGRESEPVEFIGPNGEVFICNTDLETGTYHHQDTLVELGCSCKNDLALVHYGCALKWFVNHGSIVCEICGSVAENIRSADFKKVMGSLKEYEALRERTASGEPNPAQVHTSTGVDPDAVAAIRRQRLSEISLWFNPHSNSSNNNTAAAASQVVSEQPLNTVSEDAPAENPATKWAVEGTGILLATGLLTVTLAWLIAPRVGKKTAKSGLHILLGGICALTVVVFFRFFVLTRIKYGPARYWAILFVFWFLVFGIWASRTHSAHSA; translated from the exons ATGTTTAAATCCAAAGACTTAACTAATTCAATGGGAAAGGAAGATTTCTCGGATACAATTAAGGTTGGAGTTAGCAATGAGGATTGCTTAAATATTGAGAGTGAAGAATCAGGGACTCACTCACGCCATAGTCTAGACAAGGAGGCCGGCCTGCCAAATTGTCGTGTGTGCCAATGTGTTGAATCTGATAAAAGAGGGGATGCTGCAttaggctttttgggcatcactCCTCCGTTACATGAAGCAAGTAAAAGCAACAGGGAGGTGAAGCCTGATAGCGAAAgtaaattttctctcaaaaggAATGTTGGAAGAGAATCTGAACCTGTTGAGTTTATTGGCCCTAATGGAGAGGTTTTCATTTGCAATACGGATTTGGAGACGGGTACATACCACCATCAAGACACATTGGTAGAGCTTGGTTGTTCTTGCAAGAATGACCTTGCTCTAGTTCACTATGGTTGTGCTCTCAAGTGGTTTGTTAACCATGGATCCATTGTTTGTGAAATTTGTGGAAGTGTTGCAGAAAATATTAGATCTGCTGACTTCAAAAAAGTGATGGGTTCTTTAAAGGAATATGAAGCATTGAGGGAAAGGACTGCTAGTGGAGAACCCAATCCAGCACAGGTGCATACAAGTACAGGTGTAGATCCTGATGCTGTTGCTGCCATTCGAAGGCAACGACTTAGTGAGATTTCATTGTGGTTTAATCCACATAGCAATAGTAGCAATAATAATACTGCTGCTGCAGCTTCACAGGTTGTTTCTGAACAACCTTTGAATACCGTCTCTGAAGATGCCCCTGCTGAAAATCCTGCAACCAAGTGGGCTGTGGAAGGTACTGGGATTCTGCTTGCTACAGGTCTTCTTACTGTTACTCTTGCATGGCTCATTGCCCCTCGCGTTGGGAAG AAAACTGCCAAAAGTGGTCTTCATATTCTCCTTGGAGGCATCTGTGCTCTAACAGTTGTGGTTTTCTTTCGCTTT TTTGTGCTTACCAGAATCAAGTATGGACCTGCACGCTACTGGGCGATCTTGTTCGTCTTTtggtttcttgtctttggtatATGGGCTTCACGGACTCACAGTGCTCATTCGGCATGA